CTTATTGTCAGAGGACAAAAAAATGTTTTCTTTAATTCTTTTGTCCAATCTTTTTTCTTATCAAGATTCTTTTCTTCAATTGACAAACCGTTCTGTTTTCTCATTCACAGTAGCATCCGAAGGCTCAAAGTTTTAATCTTAGTTCTCGAGAAATGGTTTGTTAATACTTATTGATGATGGTCTATATTATTTGTTCCTTGAAACAAAACAATACTTTTTGCATACGAGCCAGCAACCATTCCCGTTCCAAGGAGAAAAAACAGAGTCAGTAGCAAGTAAGACATATTTGAATGAATCAAACAAGCACCTAAATTCAAAAGGTGGTCAATCACGTACTCTCCTTAGGTTTGTTGGATCAAAGCATTGTTTTCAACACTGTCAAACACAGCTAAGCAATGTTGGTATAACGCGTAGAGAGATATGAATGTTTCATGGTGACAAATATATACAAGGCCTATGTCATTTTTTCAAACAGAAATAGCTGAGCTGctgtttcttgtttttttcctgaaaaataacaaaaacaagGTGGCTTTCTGAATCAAGATTGGAGGCATCATCTTCTTTCATTCAAAGACAAATTAACCAAGTGTATTAACAGTTCTAATTTAGTACAATCCCAATAGCTAGCCAAAGACGTTGACCCATGCAATCTTTAGGTTTACTGAAGTTTaataattaagttaatgtttaGTGAAATGCTCTTTTACAGTAGGCTTTCATGGAACTTGAGGTTTCATGGAGTGTCTCGACAATCAAACACATGACTCTTACCGACTCATTTAAGAGAATTACTCGATACCTTATCAGAGCAAGACAGACTCTTTCATGGAGGATTTTTACCATCATgaacaaataaacaaaagtagaattataaaacaaaaatctagTAGGACTAGTGACAGCCTCTTAATAACTGAAGATCATTATGTCTTTGTTGTGTTTGTTCTGCCTTGAATATATAAATGTGGTCAAAGAGATACCTCAAACCAAACGTGCTTCATTCCGATCTTCAGTCTATCCGGGCCTGCATGGCCTTATGTTGTGTGCTCCGGCTTAAGCCTAAGCTAAACTCCAATCTCAGATATTTCAAAGGATGAGAATCATGAGATGAGGTTGGATGATTTTGTGTGGTTAGTCTCCTATGCAatcatccttttttttttttgagtaatCTCAATTATCAGAGGCGCTCATCTTGTTCTTGTCATGGTTTGAAACCTGAAGGAGTTGACCCCTAAAACGAGCAAGATGGGTTTAGGTAAAGTCCTAGCTTGTGatgtatccaaaaaaaaaagtcctaGCTTGTGGGAGAGAAATCATCACATTAGTGCTAAATGACGGCACGTCGTTTTCCATTTCCAAAAATCGTGTGTTCTTCCTCAGATCATCTGCCGCTCTCTATATTTCTCGTTTTCGTTGGACTATTCACACTTTGCGTTCTCTTGTTCTCACATCAAACTCATGTTCGTAACTGAAATAAGAACTTCATACCCGAATGGAAGTGTTTTCATATCTGTTGTCTGCGACAAATATTAAAGTGAATGAATGATCTTTGATCAATAAAGTAAATTTATTTTCCTCAAATATCAGTGAATGACACATCCTCTAATCGTTATTAAGTATCCAAAATAAGGTTCAGATATAATCCTATTGACATTGAGCCCAGCCAAGTAGGTGTTTTCAtttgttgagaatatacatctCATATTAGGAATTAAGACATAGTTTGTGAGTTTATAAGAATTTGAATTACTACATCCATTATCAATTGGTTTTTAAATGTAAACCTcatatcactttatcatggtatcagagtcATGTTACCCATGTCAATGTGTGAAGGCCAAATTTACTCACATCCACGTGTGAAGCCCAAATGGTCACACAAACTTCACGTCACTCAAAATGTTATCCACGTGTATGACTTGAAAATTCACCACACGTGCGGggtgttgagaatatacatctcacattgGAAATTAAGACTTAAACTGTGAGTTTATATTTCTATATTGACAAGAGTTTCAAAGGTATTATACCAAAATAAGCTAtcagtttgtatttctatatTGAGAGGAGCTTCAAAGGTATTATACCAAAGTAAGCTATCGGAGGAAATATATGACAATATTGAGATGATCTTTGtcagttacaacttacaactgAGACATGAGGACTAACTGGCTTATTAGTATCTTGAATGTTCGGTATTATTGACGGTTGCACCAACCTTTCTTATCATTCATGTTGGATTCACCAGTTCTCTTCTCATTCCGTTGGATTCACATTCGATTCACTTACCGATTCTTCTTATCGTTCATGTTTGATCGACTcctcttttttcttatttttcgaCACATGTCGGCGGAACAGAACGTACACGTACAAGATTCAATACTAAAGACGTTGGTTTCAGCAAGCAGATGATCATATTCAAAAACGCGCGCAGTTAATAAAGATGGACTGGAAGCCGGGGTTCCAGTACTGCAACAAGTGGGAACTTCCTATGCGTTACCAATCCAGAAGCTTCTTCCATCCCCAGATCttttattttcatgttttcaGGTAATTTCCAGTTGAATCCATGTAGCATGTTGGCCAAACAAGACCCAATAACTTTCAATCCAAGGCTATAACCAGGGCACATTCTCCTTCCCGAACCAAATGGCAACAATTCGAAACTTTGTCCCCTCACATCGATTCCCTTGTTTTCCAAAAACCTCTCCGGGTTGAACTTCTCTGGTGCTTCCCACACTGAAGGGTCTCGCCCTATGCTCCATGTGTTTATAAACACTCTTGACCCTTTACGAATATCAAAACCAGCCACATTGCAATCTTCAAGAGCCAAATGTGGTGGAAGCAAGACAACCGCTGGGTGTTTCCTCATCGTCTCTTTCATGATTGCTTCTATATAAGGAAGTTGTGGAATGTCTTTCTCTTCCACCCATCTGTCTCTTCCGATTACTCTATCGAGCTCCTCCGTCGCCCTTGTAATGAGGTTAGGTTGTTTTATCAGTTCAGACATTGCCCACTCCAAAGTTGTTGCGGAGGTATCAGTCCCTCCTGCAATTAGGTCCTGATTTTTTGAACAAACATAATTAATTAGAGCACGGCTAGAGCGCTATAAATATGACGCTAAATTCGGCGTCATAATCGTATGTGTCATATCACGTCACCGTGTCAtgtcagtaattaaaataataataaaatgacatttttaatgaaaaacaatcatattCTTGTGAATCAAATGGCTTTATAATATTAagaaatattttcatttcaagaaaaaataaatttcatgGACATAATTTGGATACCTTATTTAgtaaataatttatttctaGTCTCCATATGGTTTAGTTTCCTTATAACATTTATTCGAAAATTACTTTACAACATTTATTCAAAAAGTTACCTTACAAGTGAcgaaaataatattataatcttataataatttattagaTTTTATGGAACATGTAAGATAtcaaatgttatttttttgCGATggtaataaaagaaaatttccATCTTTTGGTCACTAATTAACTAAATATGTCAACAacttttttcaaatttatttcatgaattttgaattttatttaaatttatgaaTTATAGTAATGGCTATAATTAATGACTACAATTATCATACATTCTCTAtcgaattattaattaaattacaaaaatatgaaaaatctctaaaaaaaatatttaggacgaaatagttttattttaaaatattgttTACGCACACATGTCTATATTTTTCActgataaaataattttattttgaaaatatttttgggcatacacacatatatatatatatatatatatatatatatattcaagcaTACTTTTGTAAACATCACTTGGTAGATCTCGCTAGTGTGACTAGATGTTTTTATGATCAACACTATATCATAAATTGATTTAATtctatgtttttggctagctAAATGCCTAAATCAATGAAATGAACTAAACTCATGCAATCTTGAAAGTTCAAgaatgtaagcacattttttaaTACAGTAATTAATTTACGATTGACATCTAATTTGATTGATAAGCTGCGGCATGCATGCATTTAGCCAAACATTTTACGTATGTACCTGGATGAATGCCTTGACACTATCAATGGTGAGCTTAACTTCTAGATCAGGATCATCAACAAGCTGCAACAGTGAATCCACCATGTCTTTTGCTACATAATCCTCCACTCCTCCACTCTCTGCCTTGTGTTCGTTAAGCACATAATCATAAAATGGCTCCGATTTTTTCGTCAAGGCCTTCATTCGCTTGACGTACCCTTGCAAATCGAAAAAATCTAACCATGGTATCCAGTCCCCGATATTAAAAACCCCACTGAGCAAAAACAGCTCATCTAACATACCTTGAAATTCTTCGAGACTCATCACCAAACGCTGAAACTCAGGTTCCCTGAAGTACTCCTTCCCCATCACACTTCTACTCATAATGCTAAGAGTTAGGCGTGACAAATGGTCTCTCAGCATGACTGGCTTTCCCGACAAAGCATACAGTCGTGAGATAAAAGCCTGAAGTTCCTCAACACGGATGTATGTAGAGGACTCGAGCCTTTTCGAGCTGAATAGCTCGGTGAGGAAGATCTTGCGGCCTTGGCGCCAATAAAGACCTTGAGGCGACCAAGTGATGTTGAGGTAGTTATAAGTAATATACTTGCCTGCTGCAGTTCGTGGTCTAGAGGCAAAGACATGATCGTGTGTTTTCAGAAACTGTTTTGCCATTTCTGCAGAGGAAGCAACTACAACCGGGTAGGAGCCAAACTTGAGCTGCATTATAGGGCCATAAGTTTGGGATAATTTGTGAAGCGATCGATGAGGTAGAGGACCATTGATGAGGTTGAGGTTACCAATAATAGGCCAGGGTTTTGGACCGGGTGGAAATTTTAGATTCAGTTTGTGTAGTTGGGAAAACAAGAATTTTGTCAGAAAAACCACAAGGAATAGCCATGACAGGGTGAAAACAGTCCAAGATATTGAAGCTTCCATGCATTTCATTCTGAATAAGTTATGGCGAGAGTTTGAGGTGGTTTGCAGACTGCAGCTACCTTGATGTTCATGACGGACTACAAATACTACTTTGTGGAGAGCACTATAATAATCACAGTGCTGTATCCACTTAGACCGATCATTGAAGTCTCAACTCTCACATCAATACTTTGTCGGCGAGGGAAAATTCTAGCCTTGCAACTGCCTTTTCCTCCACACAAAGTATGCTTTTAAAAATGTTGATATTATTATTGTTGCATATCTTGTCACCTCTTACTCACTTCCCTCTTAGGGCAATTGATGTCCATTCAAGTAACCTTCGTTTAAAATGTGACGCCCCTTTTTTCTCACCACGTGCCAAGCCTAAACCCTCAGAAAACGAAAACATCATTCCCCACTTGGGTGGCAGTGATTTTCCCCTCACCCCTTTTGATAAGGTCGGGTTGATCCACTAATTAATAACTCATACCCAAATATAATCCATTATCCTTgtctttcttttatttgttGTGTAAAAAAATAGTTTTAGCAAAGCTTGTGAGAACTATTACTAGGCAATCGAATTATACAGTTCAAAACGACGCTTATTCCTCCTTAGTgtctttcaaaaataaaacagCTCAATTATACTCGAAAGTTATTACAATATGTTTGTATGCAATATGTTGATGGTGCTCCGTGTATAGTTCACAGACGCGCATAATTTATATCAATGGTAACATTGTCTATGGATATTAAAAATCCAACCCCCTAAAAGAATTTTGTCCTCAAATTTTATATAGGTTAATGGTGATGCCTGCACAAAACCGCAACTTTCTTACATAGATAAACATAAATAAGTTGGTAATCCCCGCATCAAGCAGTAAACACCCGTATATAGCAGTAATACCCAACACTAGGCCATAATCCCCCGCATATAGCGGTATTCCCCCTGCACTTGGCAGTAATACCCGGCACTCGGCCGTAATCCCCGCATATAGCGGTAATACCCGGCACTCTGGCCATAATCTCCCGCATAAAGTGGTAATGCTCGGCACTCTGGCCGTAATCTCCGCATAAACCAGTAATATCCAAAGTAACAAATTCAAAGTCATAAAGATCCTTTAGATATTAGCATAAATTAAtacagatcacatcataataaCCCGAGATCATATCTGGTTATTTCTAGTGCTTGAACGTATTGTTATAACACATATGGATTGTACGTACATCCAGATTGATGCATCTTTCCCGGCCTCACCATTTCCCAAATACACGTAATTACATATACAAATGAATAGAAGACAGAAGCAGACAAATTACATATACAGTACATGTATTTACATACACAAAATAAACAA
This genomic interval from Argentina anserina chromosome 1, drPotAnse1.1, whole genome shotgun sequence contains the following:
- the LOC126794458 gene encoding trimethyltridecatetraene synthase-like, which translates into the protein MKCMEASISWTVFTLSWLFLVVFLTKFLFSQLHKLNLKFPPGPKPWPIIGNLNLINGPLPHRSLHKLSQTYGPIMQLKFGSYPVVVASSAEMAKQFLKTHDHVFASRPRTAAGKYITYNYLNITWSPQGLYWRQGRKIFLTELFSSKRLESSTYIRVEELQAFISRLYALSGKPVMLRDHLSRLTLSIMSRSVMGKEYFREPEFQRLVMSLEEFQGMLDELFLLSGVFNIGDWIPWLDFFDLQGYVKRMKALTKKSEPFYDYVLNEHKAESGGVEDYVAKDMVDSLLQLVDDPDLEVKLTIDSVKAFIQDLIAGGTDTSATTLEWAMSELIKQPNLITRATEELDRVIGRDRWVEEKDIPQLPYIEAIMKETMRKHPAVVLLPPHLALEDCNVAGFDIRKGSRVFINTWSIGRDPSVWEAPEKFNPERFLENKGIDVRGQSFELLPFGSGRRMCPGYSLGLKVIGSCLANMLHGFNWKLPENMKIKDLGMEEASGLVTHRKFPLVAVLEPRLPVHLY